In Dyella terrae, one DNA window encodes the following:
- a CDS encoding organic hydroperoxide resistance protein, giving the protein MTPEKVLYTAKVHTTGNRDGGTSRSSDGLLDIHHALPGSGKGTNPEQLFAAGWSACFDGAMNIAARRMKVALPPERAVDAEIDLCMTGDDYFLQARLNISLPGLDAETARAIVDAAHQTCPYSKATRGNVAVTINVA; this is encoded by the coding sequence ATGACGCCCGAAAAGGTTCTCTACACCGCCAAGGTCCACACCACCGGCAACCGCGACGGCGGCACCTCGCGCAGCAGTGATGGCCTGCTGGATATCCACCATGCGCTGCCGGGCTCGGGCAAGGGCACCAACCCGGAGCAGCTGTTCGCAGCGGGATGGTCAGCCTGCTTCGACGGCGCGATGAACATTGCCGCGCGCCGCATGAAGGTCGCGTTGCCGCCGGAACGCGCCGTGGATGCCGAAATCGACCTGTGCATGACGGGCGACGACTACTTCCTGCAAGCGCGTCTCAACATCAGCTTGCCGGGCCTCGATGCGGAAACGGCTCGTGCCATCGTCGATGCGGCTCACCAGACCTGCCCGTACTCCAAGGCCACGCGCGGCAATGTCGCGGTGACCATCAACGTCGCCTGA
- a CDS encoding 3-oxoacyl-ACP reductase family protein codes for MSDSKSLAGKFALVTGGSRGIGAAIVRRLAQDGAAVAFTYQSAEAPAQALVAAIEAKGGKATAIKADSADPAQVKRAVEQAARHFGRLDILVNNAGVLSHGTVDHYELAEFDRVLSVNVRAVFVAVQAVLPYMGEGGRIITTGSVAGVQTKFPGASAYSMSKAAVAGLTRGLARDLGPRGITVNNVQPGPTETDMTDDEAVRDMLRPILALGRLGTGDEVASLVAFLARPEASFITGAALNVDGGYLA; via the coding sequence ATGAGCGACAGCAAGAGTCTGGCCGGCAAGTTCGCACTCGTCACCGGCGGATCGCGCGGCATTGGTGCGGCCATCGTGCGGCGCCTTGCGCAAGACGGTGCGGCGGTGGCATTCACCTACCAAAGTGCAGAAGCACCGGCGCAGGCGCTGGTCGCGGCCATCGAGGCAAAGGGCGGCAAGGCAACGGCCATCAAGGCCGACAGTGCCGATCCGGCCCAGGTCAAACGCGCGGTGGAACAGGCCGCCCGTCATTTCGGGCGCCTCGACATCCTGGTCAACAACGCGGGCGTGCTCAGCCACGGCACGGTCGACCACTACGAGCTGGCCGAATTCGATCGCGTGCTCTCCGTGAACGTCCGCGCCGTCTTCGTTGCCGTGCAGGCCGTCTTGCCCTACATGGGCGAGGGCGGTCGCATTATCACCACGGGTAGCGTGGCCGGTGTGCAGACCAAGTTTCCTGGTGCGTCCGCGTACTCGATGAGCAAGGCCGCCGTGGCCGGCCTGACGCGCGGCCTCGCACGGGATCTCGGTCCGCGCGGTATCACCGTCAACAACGTGCAGCCCGGTCCGACCGAAACCGACATGACCGATGACGAAGCCGTGCGCGACATGCTGCGCCCGATCCTCGCCCTGGGTCGCCTGGGCACGGGGGACGAAGTAGCCAGTCTCGTCGCTTTCCTCGCCCGACCCGAAGCCTCTTTCATCACCGGCGCCGCGCTTAACGTCGATGGCGGCTATCTGGCGTGA
- a CDS encoding epoxide hydrolase family protein — protein sequence MSPIRSNTHPSLARRALMLACQVALVAAVSMAVTSTQAADAPAAAVKNDSSIRPYPIHIPQSQIDDLRKRIAQTRWPDKETVRDESQGIQLAEVKDLVAYWGKGYDWRRIEKQLNALPQFVTTIDGIDIQFIHVKSRVPGAMPLILTHGWPGSPLEFLKTIGPLTDPVAYGGKPEDAFDVVIPAIPGYGFSGVPTELGWNPERVGRAWDVLMKRLGYTYYVSQGGDHGSVISDAMARQAPKGLLGIHLNMPATIPAELVKPINAGDPAPAHLSASEKRAYESMSTFFGRNAAYGGMMVTRPQTVGYLLSDSPSATAAWLYEKIAEWTDSNGHPQTVLSRDEILDDITIYWLTNTGASSSRFYWENNNNNFSSAAQKTRDIKVPVAITVFPHEIYRAPESWSKQAYPSLYYFHEASKGGHFAAWEQPQLFAEELRDAFRPLRKDAATHAASAAP from the coding sequence ATGTCCCCCATTCGTTCGAATACCCATCCGTCGCTTGCGCGTCGCGCGCTGATGCTTGCCTGCCAGGTGGCGCTGGTGGCAGCCGTCAGCATGGCAGTGACCTCGACCCAGGCCGCGGATGCCCCGGCGGCTGCGGTCAAAAACGACAGCAGCATTCGTCCTTACCCGATCCACATTCCGCAGTCGCAGATCGATGACCTGCGTAAACGCATCGCCCAGACGCGCTGGCCTGACAAGGAAACCGTGCGTGACGAATCCCAGGGCATCCAGCTGGCGGAGGTGAAGGATCTCGTCGCCTACTGGGGCAAGGGATACGACTGGCGCCGCATCGAGAAGCAGCTGAATGCGCTGCCGCAATTCGTCACCACCATCGACGGCATCGACATCCAGTTCATTCATGTGAAGTCGCGCGTGCCGGGCGCCATGCCGTTGATCCTCACGCATGGCTGGCCGGGTTCGCCGCTGGAATTCCTGAAGACGATCGGGCCGCTGACCGATCCGGTGGCCTACGGCGGCAAGCCGGAAGATGCATTCGACGTGGTTATTCCGGCGATCCCGGGCTACGGCTTCTCGGGCGTCCCCACCGAACTGGGTTGGAATCCCGAGCGCGTCGGACGGGCCTGGGACGTGTTGATGAAGCGCCTGGGTTACACGTATTACGTGTCGCAGGGCGGTGACCACGGCTCGGTGATTTCCGATGCCATGGCGCGCCAGGCACCGAAGGGCCTGCTGGGCATCCATCTGAACATGCCGGCCACGATCCCCGCCGAGCTGGTCAAGCCCATAAATGCCGGTGATCCGGCACCGGCCCATCTGAGTGCTTCCGAAAAGCGCGCGTATGAGTCGATGAGCACGTTCTTTGGCCGCAACGCAGCGTACGGCGGCATGATGGTGACGCGACCGCAGACCGTCGGTTACCTGCTGTCCGATTCGCCGAGTGCGACAGCGGCATGGCTCTACGAGAAGATTGCCGAGTGGACCGACAGCAACGGCCATCCCCAGACGGTGCTGAGCCGCGATGAGATCCTCGACGACATCACCATCTACTGGCTGACCAATACGGGCGCGTCCTCGTCGCGCTTCTACTGGGAAAACAACAACAACAATTTCAGCTCCGCCGCGCAGAAGACCCGCGACATCAAGGTGCCGGTGGCGATCACGGTGTTTCCGCACGAAATCTATCGCGCGCCGGAAAGCTGGTCGAAGCAGGCTTACCCCTCGCTGTACTACTTCCACGAAGCGTCGAAGGGTGGTCACTTCGCTGCGTGGGAACAGCCGCAGCTGTTCGCCGAAGAGCTGCGCGATGCATTCCGTCCGCTGCGCAAGGACGCAGCAACGCACGCAGCCAGTGCCGCGCCATGA
- a CDS encoding alpha/beta fold hydrolase produces the protein MSLKQRPILATLVLAAAQWGTVAAVQATDIASPSTASQSPLGELKQVKAGVLSVGYAELGPAKGPVVILLHGWPYDIHSYDVVAPALAAKGYRVLVPFARGYGATRFLSDATPRNAEPAALGKDVIDFMDALKIDRAVIGGFDWGARSADIVAALWPERVKALVSVSGYLIGSQEAGKQPLPPKAELQWWYQFYFATERGEQGYAKYTHDFARLIWQLASPQWKFDDATFDRSAVALDNPDQVALAIHNYRWRLGLAAGEAKYAGLESRLAKFPTISVPTITMEGDANGAPHPNADAYRKFFTGKYEYRLITGGIGHNLPQEAPQAFTQAVIDADHL, from the coding sequence ATGTCCCTCAAGCAACGTCCCATTCTGGCCACCCTGGTCCTTGCCGCCGCTCAGTGGGGCACGGTTGCCGCGGTGCAGGCGACCGACATCGCCTCGCCATCGACGGCGAGCCAAAGTCCGCTGGGCGAGTTGAAGCAGGTTAAAGCAGGCGTCCTGAGCGTGGGTTACGCCGAACTGGGTCCTGCCAAAGGTCCCGTCGTCATCCTGCTGCACGGCTGGCCTTACGACATACACAGCTACGACGTCGTGGCGCCCGCGTTGGCGGCGAAGGGCTATCGGGTACTTGTGCCGTTTGCGCGCGGTTACGGCGCAACGCGCTTCCTTTCCGATGCGACGCCACGCAACGCCGAGCCGGCCGCTCTTGGCAAGGATGTCATCGACTTCATGGACGCGCTGAAGATCGATCGCGCCGTCATCGGTGGTTTCGATTGGGGTGCACGTTCGGCCGATATCGTGGCCGCCCTGTGGCCCGAGCGCGTGAAAGCCCTGGTATCGGTCAGCGGCTATCTGATCGGTAGCCAGGAGGCAGGCAAGCAACCGCTGCCGCCGAAGGCAGAGCTGCAGTGGTGGTACCAGTTTTATTTCGCCACGGAGCGCGGCGAGCAGGGCTATGCGAAATACACGCACGATTTCGCCAGGCTGATCTGGCAACTCGCGTCGCCGCAATGGAAGTTCGATGACGCGACCTTCGATCGCAGCGCCGTGGCGCTGGACAACCCGGATCAGGTGGCGCTGGCCATTCATAACTACCGCTGGCGGCTGGGCCTGGCCGCGGGGGAGGCGAAGTACGCCGGGCTTGAGAGCCGCCTGGCTAAGTTTCCGACCATCAGTGTGCCGACGATCACCATGGAAGGCGACGCCAATGGCGCCCCGCACCCCAATGCCGATGCCTACCGAAAGTTTTTCACCGGCAAGTACGAGTACCGGCTGATCACTGGCGGCATCGGCCACAACCTGCCGCAAGAGGCGCCGCAAGCCTTCACCCAGGCCGTGATTGACGCCGATCACCTCTGA
- a CDS encoding cytochrome P460 family protein, with the protein MKPHQLVLLAASCCSVLLASVAMAMQASPPKEASPIYGVTLPDGYRQWQLIAPAQEGAPLNELRAVLGNRTAIKAYQSGAQPFPDGTVLVKLAWKHEQSPEFESASIPGDATTVQVMVKDAKKYASTGGWGYGRFVRGKPADEAQHKTCFACHEARAKARDYVFTRYAP; encoded by the coding sequence ATGAAACCCCATCAGCTTGTTCTGCTCGCGGCGAGTTGCTGTTCCGTGTTGCTTGCCTCCGTGGCGATGGCCATGCAGGCATCGCCACCGAAAGAGGCGTCGCCGATTTATGGCGTCACCCTGCCTGACGGGTATCGCCAGTGGCAGTTGATCGCCCCGGCCCAGGAAGGTGCGCCGCTCAATGAGTTGCGCGCCGTGCTCGGCAATCGAACCGCGATCAAGGCCTACCAATCCGGCGCACAACCGTTTCCCGACGGCACCGTGCTGGTGAAGCTCGCATGGAAGCACGAGCAGTCGCCGGAGTTCGAATCGGCGTCCATTCCCGGCGATGCGACCACGGTGCAGGTCATGGTGAAGGATGCGAAGAAATATGCGTCGACAGGCGGCTGGGGCTACGGCCGCTTCGTCCGTGGCAAACCCGCGGACGAAGCCCAGCACAAGACCTGTTTCGCCTGCCACGAAGCACGCGCCAAAGCGCGCGACTACGTCTTCACGCGCTACGCCCCGTAA
- a CDS encoding alpha/beta fold hydrolase yields the protein MAAAAILTGTAAFAQMKKPDKPYIVLVHGAFADATSWDGVAKILRKDGYHVIAAANPLRSVKGDGQYIGSLVEALKDPVVLVGHSYGGSVITEAANGHANVKALVYVAAFSPETGESAVELSGKFPGSTLGPTLSPPVPLADGGKDLYILQDKFPAQFAADVPVAQASLMAVAQRPVTEAALNEKSGQAGWKQIPSWHIYGSADKNIPPAAMAFMAKRAQARDTKVVSGASHVVMVSHPVEVAKMIEEAASAP from the coding sequence ATGGCCGCCGCTGCCATCCTCACCGGCACTGCCGCCTTCGCGCAGATGAAGAAACCCGACAAGCCCTATATCGTCCTGGTCCACGGCGCCTTCGCCGACGCGACCAGTTGGGACGGCGTCGCGAAGATCCTCCGCAAGGACGGCTACCACGTCATTGCCGCCGCCAATCCGCTGCGCAGTGTCAAAGGCGATGGCCAGTACATCGGCAGCCTTGTCGAGGCACTCAAGGACCCGGTTGTGCTGGTGGGCCATTCCTACGGGGGCAGCGTGATCACCGAGGCCGCCAACGGCCATGCCAACGTCAAGGCGTTGGTCTATGTGGCGGCCTTCTCCCCCGAGACCGGTGAATCGGCCGTCGAGCTGTCGGGCAAGTTCCCCGGCAGCACGCTGGGGCCCACGCTTTCGCCTCCCGTGCCGCTCGCCGATGGCGGCAAGGATCTCTATATCCTGCAAGACAAGTTTCCCGCGCAGTTCGCGGCAGACGTTCCAGTGGCGCAGGCCAGCCTGATGGCCGTCGCCCAGCGTCCGGTGACCGAGGCCGCTCTCAATGAAAAGAGCGGGCAGGCCGGCTGGAAGCAGATCCCGTCGTGGCACATCTATGGCTCGGCGGATAAGAACATCCCGCCCGCAGCGATGGCCTTCATGGCGAAGCGAGCGCAAGCGCGGGATACCAAGGTGGTCAGCGGCGCCTCCCATGTCGTCATGGTGTCCCACCCCGTTGAAGTGGCGAAGATGATCGAAGAGGCGGCCTCAGCCCCTTGA
- a CDS encoding autotransporter-associated beta strand repeat-containing protein has protein sequence MNRVFRVIWSCSLGQFVVASELARSKVKGSRSTSESNKVLGKWGLMAAGVCLALGMAPAAMAHTTSIGYANSGNNSLSFYYGTYHSIADTYFNEGQLHLVNSTGTFDQTVQFSILTSDKPAGLVDGDTNFYSGAVNYLSGNEADIGQGRVILNWQGVTFTGLTAGTYTFTYVPIQNPTQVWEPINNAILSNTVTIITADLSTAHRIGEGEVVDQTYDTDPMIMDGGKERSTADGTLEQIVSITGKNGTFDTNDHDLTISGDIDGRGDLIKEGEGTLYIRGNNTNTGDTVVKGGAVNVERDSQLGDTHADVVLDGGTLQWGNQFDLDANRDIIIGNNGGTLDTNGYDTTVSQGISGTGDLTKTGEGSLTLDGHNTYTGGTHVDGGDLVVGSNSNLGNGRLTVGDDATATLNNGAQTVAGIDGNGDIVLNGTTLTTNGTNDANFSGDISGTGGLVKNGDYTQVLSGNNSYTGGTTLNQGTLEISADNNLGHAGDTLVLNGGSLHTAGDVDSTRDLTVNGGSINVDANTAFQTSGDVTGTGGLIKNGEGSMSLTGDLSQSGGTTINNGTLVLSGDNTYTGGTTVNGGTLEVSSDTNLGHAGDTLVLNGGSLHTTGDVDSTRDLTVNGGSINVDANTSFQTSGDVTGTGGLVKNGEGSMSLTGDLSQSGGTTVNNGTLVLSGDNTYTGGTTVNGGTLEVSSDTNLGHAGDTLTLNGGSLHTTGDINSSRDLTVNGGSLDIDGNTHVVTSGDVSGTGGLVKNGEGSLSISGDLSQSGGTTVNDGLLVLSGNNTYTGGTTINGGTIEVSADENLGHDGDTLVLNGGSLHATGNIDSTRDLELNGGTLDIDGGRTFQSSGDATGTGGLVKNGEGILWLSGNLSQSGGTTLNDGALVLSGNNTYTGGTTINGGVLAISSDANLGHAGDALTLNGGVLVATGDVNSARDMALNGGALYVDGNSTFSNTGNVTGTGGLVKDGTGTLSLGGSLSHSGGTTVNDGNLVLSGNNSYTGGTQLNGGTLTISSDANLGNANGGLTFNGGSLHTTGNVDTSRNIILDKTANIVTDAGTSLVSHGDVSGTGGLVKNGAGTLDIAGTASHSGGTTVNDGTLVLSGNNTYTGGTTINGGTLSISSDANLGDASGDVLLNGGTLQVTDTMTTQRDMVIGTNGGAIDTGTGATLYQQGSISGNGTLVKQGGGTLVVSGSNTFTGGTLVDGGAIRIDTGSSLGTGDIILRGGILETYATLGTGQRVIVSGDSGVNVSAGTTTVLSGDINTDGQSGCFVKSGAGSLSLTGNSNLAQGTCVQNGTLRANGNLDSSFVTVDAIAALRGTGTIRGPVSVSGRLAPGNSPGTLVVEGPVTMNAGSVFEADIDGLGTGTGAGNYSRLLVVGAGNPFFANGTLEPLLRGITGDASNTYTPSLGDTYRIVTAEGGIVGRFSSVTQPTAGMTPGARFVAFYDVGNSHSIDLRVIPNAYGDLLGKGATKNALAAAGALDQAMNAQVAGTGNNYSATMYGLSSMKSGDIAGVVKAMAGDVFADQAASARSGGLAMHRDAVDHLSTDHVDTGTLAWANFTQDGLRSTADAQGTGFNTSTSRLTAGLDLYSSESTTIGVAASHGDSNVIATGGRGNIRGNAGMIYAQQKAGSVLIDGMLARGSERWTSHRNDPLGQGELESRADGHSTTASLTVRLPMDAGSSRIEPYVGVVWQKIERDAFSETGSSPLALSLDSLSQTGTRGVVGLNATSRSIDPLAVDSTWRVGVAAGMDSSGLLSPTVRARVVGQSFDTRAPDAGRGFVQVNASGTMRLRKQAYLYGGLTAEQGSGRAAYGVTAGVRVSF, from the coding sequence GTGAATCGTGTCTTCCGTGTGATCTGGAGTTGCTCGCTCGGTCAGTTCGTCGTTGCGTCCGAACTGGCCCGTTCGAAAGTGAAGGGATCTCGCTCGACGAGTGAGTCAAACAAGGTCCTCGGCAAGTGGGGGTTGATGGCCGCAGGTGTCTGCCTGGCCCTGGGCATGGCCCCGGCTGCCATGGCGCATACGACGTCGATCGGTTACGCGAACTCGGGTAACAACTCGCTTTCGTTCTACTACGGCACCTACCACTCGATCGCGGATACCTATTTCAACGAGGGCCAGCTCCACCTGGTGAACTCGACGGGTACCTTCGATCAGACTGTTCAGTTCAGCATCCTCACCAGCGACAAGCCGGCGGGCCTGGTGGACGGCGATACCAACTTCTATTCGGGCGCGGTCAACTACCTGTCGGGCAACGAAGCCGACATCGGCCAGGGGCGCGTCATCCTGAACTGGCAGGGCGTGACCTTTACCGGTCTCACGGCGGGTACCTACACGTTTACCTACGTGCCGATCCAGAACCCGACCCAGGTGTGGGAGCCGATCAACAACGCCATCCTCAGCAACACCGTCACGATCATCACGGCCGACCTGAGCACCGCGCACCGCATTGGCGAAGGCGAGGTTGTCGACCAGACCTATGACACCGATCCGATGATCATGGACGGCGGCAAGGAGCGCAGCACGGCAGACGGCACGCTCGAGCAGATCGTCAGCATCACCGGCAAAAACGGCACGTTCGATACCAACGATCACGACCTGACCATCTCGGGCGACATCGACGGCCGCGGCGACCTGATCAAGGAAGGCGAGGGCACCCTCTACATCCGTGGCAACAACACCAACACCGGCGACACGGTGGTGAAGGGTGGTGCAGTGAATGTCGAGCGCGATTCGCAGCTTGGCGACACGCACGCCGACGTCGTGCTCGATGGCGGCACCCTGCAGTGGGGCAACCAGTTCGATCTCGATGCCAACCGCGACATCATCATCGGCAACAACGGCGGCACGCTCGATACCAACGGCTATGACACCACCGTCAGCCAGGGCATCTCCGGCACCGGCGACCTGACCAAGACAGGCGAGGGCTCGCTGACCCTGGACGGTCACAACACCTACACCGGCGGCACCCACGTCGATGGCGGCGATCTGGTCGTCGGCAGCAACAGCAACCTGGGCAACGGCCGCCTGACGGTTGGCGACGACGCCACCGCCACGCTCAACAACGGCGCGCAGACGGTCGCCGGTATCGATGGCAACGGCGACATCGTGCTGAACGGCACGACGCTCACCACCAACGGTACGAATGACGCCAACTTCAGTGGTGACATTTCCGGCACCGGTGGCCTGGTGAAGAACGGCGACTACACCCAGGTGCTCAGCGGTAACAACTCCTACACGGGCGGCACGACGCTCAACCAGGGCACGCTGGAGATCTCGGCCGACAACAACCTTGGTCACGCCGGCGATACGCTGGTGCTCAACGGCGGTTCGCTGCACACCGCGGGCGATGTCGATTCGACGCGCGACCTGACGGTCAACGGTGGCTCGATCAACGTCGATGCCAACACCGCGTTCCAGACCTCGGGTGATGTCACCGGCACCGGTGGTCTGATCAAGAACGGCGAAGGCTCGATGTCCCTGACGGGCGACCTGTCGCAGTCCGGTGGCACCACGATCAACAACGGCACGCTCGTCCTGTCGGGTGACAACACCTACACCGGCGGCACCACGGTCAACGGCGGTACGCTGGAAGTGTCGTCCGACACGAACCTCGGCCATGCCGGCGACACGCTCGTGCTCAACGGCGGCTCGCTGCACACCACGGGCGACGTCGACTCGACGCGCGATCTGACGGTCAACGGCGGCTCGATCAACGTCGATGCCAACACCTCGTTCCAGACCTCGGGTGATGTCACCGGTACCGGTGGTCTGGTCAAGAACGGCGAAGGCTCGATGTCCCTGACCGGCGACCTGTCGCAGTCCGGTGGCACGACGGTCAACAACGGCACGCTCGTCCTGTCGGGTGACAACACCTACACCGGCGGCACCACCGTCAACGGCGGCACGCTGGAAGTGTCGTCCGACACGAACCTCGGCCATGCCGGCGACACGCTCACGCTCAACGGCGGCTCGCTGCATACCACGGGCGACATCAACTCCTCGCGCGATCTCACCGTCAACGGTGGCTCACTCGACATCGACGGCAACACGCATGTCGTTACCTCCGGCGATGTGAGCGGCACCGGCGGCCTGGTGAAGAACGGCGAAGGCTCGCTGTCGATCAGCGGTGACCTGTCCCAGTCCGGTGGCACGACCGTCAATGACGGCCTGCTCGTGCTCTCCGGCAACAACACCTACACCGGCGGCACCACGATCAATGGTGGCACCATCGAAGTGTCGGCCGACGAGAACCTCGGTCACGACGGCGATACGCTCGTGCTCAATGGCGGTTCGCTGCACGCTACCGGCAACATTGATTCGACGCGCGATCTGGAACTTAACGGCGGCACGCTGGATATCGACGGCGGCAGGACGTTCCAGAGTTCGGGTGACGCGACCGGTACCGGCGGCCTGGTCAAGAACGGCGAGGGCATCTTGTGGCTCAGCGGCAACCTGTCGCAGTCGGGTGGCACGACGCTCAACGACGGCGCCCTCGTGCTCTCGGGCAACAACACCTACACCGGCGGCACGACGATCAACGGCGGCGTGCTGGCGATTTCGTCGGATGCCAATCTCGGTCATGCGGGCGATGCGCTCACGCTCAACGGCGGCGTACTGGTCGCCACCGGTGACGTCAACTCGGCGCGTGATATGGCCCTCAACGGCGGCGCGCTTTATGTCGACGGCAACAGCACCTTCAGCAATACGGGTAACGTGACTGGCACGGGTGGCCTGGTGAAAGACGGGACGGGCACGTTGTCGCTCGGCGGTTCGCTCTCGCACAGCGGCGGAACCACCGTCAACGATGGCAACCTGGTGCTCTCGGGCAACAACAGCTACACGGGCGGCACGCAGCTCAACGGTGGCACGCTGACCATTTCCAGCGATGCCAATCTGGGCAACGCCAACGGCGGCCTTACCTTCAACGGTGGCAGCCTGCACACCACGGGCAACGTCGATACCTCGCGCAACATCATCCTCGACAAAACCGCCAACATCGTCACCGATGCCGGTACGAGCCTTGTGTCGCATGGCGACGTCAGCGGTACTGGCGGGCTGGTGAAGAATGGCGCGGGCACGCTGGACATCGCCGGCACGGCCTCGCATTCGGGCGGCACGACGGTCAACGATGGCACCCTGGTGCTGTCGGGCAACAACACTTACACGGGCGGCACGACGATCAACGGCGGCACGCTGAGCATCTCCAGTGATGCCAACCTTGGCGATGCCTCCGGTGATGTGCTTTTGAACGGCGGCACGCTCCAGGTTACCGACACGATGACGACGCAGCGCGACATGGTCATCGGCACCAACGGCGGCGCGATTGACACGGGTACCGGCGCCACGCTGTACCAGCAGGGTTCGATTTCGGGCAACGGCACGCTGGTGAAGCAGGGTGGCGGCACGCTCGTGGTCAGCGGCTCCAACACGTTCACCGGTGGCACGCTGGTCGACGGCGGTGCGATTCGCATCGATACCGGCTCGTCGCTCGGCACCGGTGACATCATCCTGCGCGGCGGCATCCTGGAAACCTACGCCACGCTCGGCACGGGTCAGCGCGTCATTGTCAGCGGCGACTCCGGCGTGAACGTGTCGGCAGGCACCACCACGGTGCTCTCCGGTGATATCAACACCGACGGCCAGTCGGGCTGCTTCGTCAAGAGCGGCGCGGGTTCGCTCAGCCTCACCGGCAACTCGAACCTTGCCCAGGGCACCTGCGTGCAGAACGGCACGTTGCGCGCCAACGGCAACCTCGACAGCTCGTTCGTCACGGTGGATGCGATCGCCGCCTTGCGCGGCACGGGCACGATTCGTGGCCCGGTCAGCGTCAGCGGTCGCCTCGCCCCGGGCAATTCGCCGGGTACGCTGGTGGTGGAAGGCCCGGTCACGATGAACGCCGGCAGCGTGTTCGAAGCCGACATCGACGGCCTCGGCACGGGCACGGGCGCCGGCAACTATTCGCGACTGCTGGTCGTGGGTGCAGGCAACCCGTTCTTCGCCAATGGCACGCTGGAGCCGCTGCTGCGCGGCATCACCGGTGATGCCAGCAACACCTACACGCCGTCGCTGGGCGATACCTATCGCATCGTGACGGCCGAGGGCGGCATCGTCGGTCGCTTCAGCAGCGTGACTCAGCCGACGGCTGGCATGACGCCGGGCGCGCGCTTCGTGGCCTTCTACGACGTGGGCAACAGCCACAGCATCGACCTGCGCGTGATTCCCAACGCGTACGGCGACCTCCTGGGCAAGGGTGCCACGAAGAACGCGCTCGCCGCCGCAGGTGCGCTCGATCAGGCGATGAACGCGCAGGTGGCAGGCACGGGCAACAACTACAGCGCCACGATGTATGGCCTAAGCTCGATGAAGTCCGGCGACATTGCCGGCGTGGTCAAGGCCATGGCGGGTGACGTCTTCGCTGACCAGGCGGCCTCGGCTCGCTCGGGCGGCCTGGCCATGCATCGCGATGCCGTGGATCATCTGAGCACCGATCACGTCGACACCGGTACGCTGGCCTGGGCGAACTTTACCCAGGACGGCCTGCGCTCCACGGCCGATGCCCAGGGCACGGGTTTCAACACCAGCACCAGCCGCCTCACCGCCGGTCTCGACCTGTATTCGAGCGAGAGCACCACCATCGGCGTCGCCGCATCGCACGGTGACAGCAACGTCATCGCCACCGGCGGCCGCGGCAACATCCGTGGTAACGCAGGCATGATCTACGCACAGCAGAAGGCAGGCAGCGTGCTGATCGACGGCATGCTGGCCCGTGGTTCCGAGCGCTGGACCTCGCATCGCAATGACCCGCTGGGCCAGGGCGAACTGGAGTCGCGCGCCGATGGTCACAGCACCACGGCCAGCCTGACGGTCCGTCTGCCGATGGATGCCGGTTCGTCGCGTATCGAGCCGTACGTGGGCGTGGTGTGGCAGAAGATCGAACGTGATGCCTTCAGCGAAACGGGCAGCTCGCCCCTGGCGTTGTCGCTCGACAGTCTGTCGCAGACCGGCACGCGTGGCGTGGTGGGCCTCAATGCCACCTCGCGCAGCATCGATCCGCTGGCCGTCGACTCGACCTGGCGCGTGGGCGTGGCCGCGGGTATGGATAGCAGTGGTTTGCTGTCGCCGACCGTGCGTGCACGCGTCGTGGGTCAGTCGTTCGACACCCGCGCACCGGACGCCGGCCGCGGCTTCGTGCAGGTCAATGCCAGTGGCACGATGCGCCTGAGAAAGCAGGCTTACCTCTACGGTGGCCTGACGGCGGAGCAGGGTTCGGGTCGTGCGGCTTATGGTGTCACCGCGGGCGTGCGCGTGTCGTTCTGA